In Lentilactobacillus sp. SPB1-3, the sequence GCTAAGATCCCACATGGTGTTTTACTTGAGGGACCTCCTGGAACTGGTAAAACTTTATTAGCTAAAGCTGTTGCTGGTGAAGCTGGTGTTCCATTCTATTCAATTTCTGGTTCAGACTTTGTTGAAATGTTTGTTGGGGTCGGTGCTAGCCGTGTTCGTGATTTATTTGAACAAGCTAAAAAATCTGCTCCAGCTATTATCTTTATCGATGAAATCGATGCCGTTGGTCGTAAACGTGGTGTCGGCATGGGCGGAGGTAATGATGAACGTGAACAAACCCTTAACCAATTACTAGTTGAAATGGATGGATTTGGTGGTAACGAAGGTGTAATTGTCATTGCTGCTACTAACCGTTCAGACGTTCTTGATCCGGCCTTGACTCGTCCAGGACGTTTCGATCGTAAGATTCTTGTTGGCAGTCCGGATGTCAACGGTCGTGAAGCTATTCTTAAAGTTCATGCCAAGAACAAGCCAATCGGTCCAGATGTTGACTTAAATGAGATTGCTAAGCAGACGCCTGGATTTGTAGGTGCTGATTTAGCTAACTTGCTTAATGAGGCTGCTTTGCTTGCTGCTCGTCGCAACAAGAAAGAAATCGATGCATCTGATTTTGATGAAGCAGAAGATCGAGTAATTGCTGGACCAGCCAAACGTAATCGTGTTATTTCTGAACTTGAAAGAAAGACGGTTGCATATCATGAAGCAGGACATACAATCGTTGGTTTGGTTCTTAACGAAGCTCGTGTAGTTCACAAGGTAACCATCATTCCTCGTGGGCGCGCAGGCGGTTACGCTATTATGCTTCCTAGAGAAGACCAACAATTAATGTCTAAGAAAAATGCTCAAGAACAAATCGCCGGATTAATGGGTGGACGTGCTGCTGAAGAAATCATCTTTAATTCTGAATCTTCAGGAGCATCCAATGATTTTGAACAAGCAACTAATATTGCTAGAATCATGGTTACTCAATATGGTATGAGTGATAAGCTGGGCCGAGTTCAACTCGAAAACCCATCTCAAGAATCATATGGTCCAAGATATTCACAGCAAACAGCAGCCATTATCGATGATGAAGTTAAGCGATTCACTGATGAAGGACATGATGAAGCTGTTCGAATTATCCAGGAACACCGTGAGCAACATAAGTTGATTGCGGAGGCATTGCTTAAGTACGAAACCCTTGATGAAAAGCAAATCTTGTCACTGTACAACACGGGTAAGATGCCTGCTGAATCAGAATCAAGTGATTTTCCAAGCGAACGAGCAGCTACTTTTGAAGAAGCTAAACGTGAACTTGAACGTAAGGAAGCCGAAAGACAGGCTAACATTGAATCTGGCAAGGATGTTGATGATGATTCAAATGATCAATCTGATACTCCTAAACCAGATGATGTAAATCCTGATATTAATAATCAGGATCATCGTGACGATGATTAGTTAATTTGTTATTACAAAGTTGTCATTAAATAGTAAGTGGGATTGCAACAAAACGTTGGTTTTGCTGTAGTCCCGCTTTTATTTCTAAGAGGAGATTACAATGAAAGATTATTTAGTTAAAGCAATTACAAACGATGGTATGTTTAGAGCATACGCAATCACTAGTCAGCAAATGGTGTCTGATGCCCAAATCAAGCATGATACCTGGAGCGCATCATCTGCTGCTTTAGGAAGAACTATGATTGGTTCAGCTTTATTGGCATCATCAGTCGATAAAAACGGTGCTGC encodes:
- the ftsH gene encoding ATP-dependent zinc metalloprotease FtsH, producing MNSNRNGLFRSSLFYIVMFLLVMGVIYFFSGNSTRTESQEIRSSQFVQNLKDDKIKNFSIQPSGGVYKVTGEYRQAKQVKEQTGLLIGGATQTKEVTKFTTTVLENNSSVADITKAAQARNVKMDAKAEESSGFWVNLLVYVLPLVIFIWFFYMMMGRAGGGQGGGNGRVMNFGKSKAKPADSKQNTVRFADVAGEEEEKQELVEVVEFLKDPHKFTSLGAKIPHGVLLEGPPGTGKTLLAKAVAGEAGVPFYSISGSDFVEMFVGVGASRVRDLFEQAKKSAPAIIFIDEIDAVGRKRGVGMGGGNDEREQTLNQLLVEMDGFGGNEGVIVIAATNRSDVLDPALTRPGRFDRKILVGSPDVNGREAILKVHAKNKPIGPDVDLNEIAKQTPGFVGADLANLLNEAALLAARRNKKEIDASDFDEAEDRVIAGPAKRNRVISELERKTVAYHEAGHTIVGLVLNEARVVHKVTIIPRGRAGGYAIMLPREDQQLMSKKNAQEQIAGLMGGRAAEEIIFNSESSGASNDFEQATNIARIMVTQYGMSDKLGRVQLENPSQESYGPRYSQQTAAIIDDEVKRFTDEGHDEAVRIIQEHREQHKLIAEALLKYETLDEKQILSLYNTGKMPAESESSDFPSERAATFEEAKRELERKEAERQANIESGKDVDDDSNDQSDTPKPDDVNPDINNQDHRDDD